The Oscillospiraceae bacterium genome contains a region encoding:
- a CDS encoding amidohydrolase produces MLLVQNGILHTMEAGGDIKADLLAADGVIAQIAPHIPPPEGAEVFNAAGLHIYPGIIDAHSHIGISEEKVGLQGDDCNEGTTPVTPCLRAIDAINPMDSAFHNAVAAGITGAMVGPGSANVVGGQFAFIKTDGRRIDDMVVLAPAAMKVAFGENPKGNYGPNGNMPATRMAIASLLREELFCARQYFENEKKGGAQPDFHWESYRPVFEGRIPLKAHVHRADDIFTAIRIAEEFGLGLTLDHCTEGHLIPAEIAASGFPAIVGPSLASRSKIEVEGEDFKTAGILDKAGVLVALTTDHPVTRIHQLPLCAALAAKKGMGEEAALRAITINAARICRVSDRLGSLKQGKDADFALFDGSPLRLETRVHATVMNGQIVYRAGRP; encoded by the coding sequence ATGCTGCTCGTTCAAAATGGCATTCTTCACACAATGGAAGCCGGGGGGGATATAAAAGCGGACCTTTTGGCCGCAGACGGGGTGATCGCCCAGATCGCCCCTCACATCCCCCCGCCTGAAGGGGCCGAGGTGTTCAACGCCGCCGGGCTTCATATTTATCCCGGCATCATCGACGCCCACAGCCACATCGGCATCTCGGAAGAAAAGGTGGGCCTGCAGGGCGACGACTGCAACGAGGGCACAACCCCCGTGACCCCCTGCCTGCGCGCCATCGACGCCATCAACCCCATGGACAGCGCGTTCCACAACGCGGTGGCGGCGGGCATCACCGGCGCCATGGTGGGGCCGGGCAGCGCCAACGTGGTGGGCGGCCAGTTCGCCTTTATCAAAACCGACGGCCGCCGCATCGACGACATGGTGGTGCTGGCCCCCGCCGCCATGAAGGTTGCGTTCGGCGAGAACCCCAAGGGCAACTACGGCCCCAATGGGAACATGCCCGCCACCCGCATGGCCATCGCCTCGCTTTTGCGGGAAGAATTGTTCTGCGCCCGCCAATACTTTGAAAACGAAAAAAAGGGCGGCGCCCAGCCAGACTTTCACTGGGAGAGCTACCGCCCTGTGTTCGAGGGCAGGATCCCCCTCAAAGCCCACGTGCACCGCGCCGACGACATTTTTACCGCCATCCGCATCGCCGAGGAATTTGGCCTGGGCCTCACCCTGGACCACTGCACCGAGGGGCATCTGATTCCCGCCGAGATCGCCGCCAGCGGCTTCCCCGCCATCGTGGGGCCGTCGCTGGCCTCCCGCAGCAAGATCGAGGTGGAGGGCGAGGATTTTAAAACCGCAGGCATTCTGGACAAAGCCGGGGTCCTGGTGGCCCTCACCACCGACCACCCCGTTACCCGCATCCACCAGCTGCCTCTGTGCGCGGCGCTGGCCGCCAAAAAGGGCATGGGCGAGGAGGCCGCTTTGCGCGCCATCACCATCAACGCCGCGCGCATCTGCCGGGTGTCCGACCGGCTGGGCAGCCTGAAGCAGGGCAAAGACGCCGATTTTGCCCTGTTCGACGGCAGCCCCCTGCGCCTGGAAACCCGGGTGCATGCCACCGTGATGAACGGGCAGATCGTTTACCGCGCCGGCCGGCCTTAG
- a CDS encoding magnesium transporter: MDWSGALVQGEYMLRILLAALCGLALGIERKNRLKEAGMRTHLIVALGSALIMVVSKYGFFDLAGYSHLSVDASRVAAQIVSGIGFLGAGMIFMRNQSITGLTTAAGIWATAGIGMAMGAGLYAVGGFCTLLVLLTQLLLRREYRWLHLPGRGVMTIKLHRGGDMNDVLPLFERRGIEIQNLDMTRKKGGAVKLELLLKYPAGAYLPDVVRDMEAMEQVEAVEV, from the coding sequence ATGGATTGGAGCGGGGCCCTGGTACAGGGCGAATACATGCTGCGCATTTTGCTGGCTGCTTTGTGCGGCCTGGCGCTGGGCATCGAGCGCAAAAACCGCCTGAAGGAGGCGGGCATGCGCACCCACCTGATTGTGGCGCTGGGTTCGGCGCTGATCATGGTGGTATCGAAGTACGGCTTTTTTGACCTGGCGGGCTACAGCCACCTGAGCGTGGACGCCTCGCGCGTGGCGGCACAGATCGTGAGCGGCATCGGCTTTTTGGGGGCGGGCATGATTTTTATGCGCAACCAGAGCATCACCGGGCTGACCACCGCCGCGGGCATTTGGGCCACGGCGGGCATCGGCATGGCCATGGGAGCGGGGCTGTATGCGGTGGGTGGGTTCTGCACGCTGCTGGTGCTGCTGACACAGCTTTTGCTGCGGCGGGAGTACCGCTGGCTGCACCTGCCTGGCCGGGGCGTGATGACCATTAAGCTGCACCGGGGCGGGGATATGAACGACGTGCTGCCGCTGTTTGAACGGCGGGGCATTGAGATACAAAACCTGGATATGACCCGCAAAAAGGGCGGTGCGGTCAAGCTGGAGCTGCTGCTCAAATACCCGGCGGGGGCCTACCTGCCGGACGTGGTGCGGGATATGGAGGCCATGGAGCAGGTGGAGGCAGTGGAGGTGTGA
- a CDS encoding N-acetylglucosamine kinase, which translates to MRAYLVCDGGGSKTEFLLFWEDGRVLAHTRGPGANAIFLPQEKAAQAVCRGIGACLEKGGLTAGELAGAGLFIPGFGPCLGEVRRFLGHDRVQLAGDEKNAFYAALGGPAGIAVLSGTGSFATGRGRGGKEATAGGWGPLFSDEGSGYHIGAMCLNRLAWLHDRGLEGTLLETLALEALGAPDVLSLRRLAYQPGFDRSAVAALCPVVAAAARGGDERAGQILDTAAAALAGLAKTVADTLEETALPVALTGGVARMGDLMEDRFRAALAEALPACRWQRARYAPVVGAALCVLAETAGVDLCAAELGESLTKGMNGGTDLC; encoded by the coding sequence ATGAGGGCGTATCTGGTATGCGACGGCGGAGGCAGCAAAACGGAGTTTCTGCTGTTTTGGGAGGACGGCCGGGTGCTGGCACACACCCGGGGCCCCGGGGCCAACGCCATTTTCCTGCCGCAGGAAAAGGCGGCCCAGGCTGTGTGCCGGGGGATTGGGGCCTGCCTGGAAAAGGGCGGGCTGACCGCCGGCGAGCTTGCGGGCGCAGGGCTGTTCATCCCCGGCTTCGGCCCCTGCCTGGGTGAGGTGCGGCGCTTTTTGGGGCACGACCGGGTGCAGCTGGCAGGCGACGAGAAAAACGCGTTTTACGCGGCGCTGGGCGGGCCGGCGGGCATTGCGGTGCTGAGCGGCACCGGGTCGTTTGCCACCGGGCGCGGGCGCGGCGGAAAGGAAGCCACGGCCGGCGGCTGGGGCCCCCTGTTCAGCGACGAGGGCAGCGGCTACCACATCGGCGCCATGTGCCTGAACCGGCTGGCCTGGCTGCACGACCGGGGCCTTGAGGGCACGCTGCTGGAAACGCTGGCGCTGGAGGCGCTGGGCGCGCCGGATGTTCTGAGCCTGCGCCGCCTTGCCTACCAGCCCGGGTTTGACCGCAGTGCCGTGGCGGCTTTGTGCCCGGTGGTGGCTGCGGCGGCCCGCGGGGGCGACGAGCGCGCCGGCCAGATCCTGGACACGGCGGCGGCCGCCCTGGCGGGGCTTGCAAAAACCGTGGCCGACACCTTGGAAGAAACCGCGCTGCCCGTGGCGCTGACCGGCGGGGTGGCGCGCATGGGCGATTTGATGGAAGATCGCTTCCGGGCGGCGCTGGCCGAGGCTTTGCCCGCCTGCCGCTGGCAGCGCGCCCGGTATGCGCCTGTGGTGGGCGCCGCCCTGTGCGTGCTGGCCGAAACGGCGGGTGTGGATCTCTGCGCCGCCGAGCTTGGCGAAAGCCTGACAAAAGGAATGAACGGGGGAACCGATTTATGTTGA